From a region of the Streptacidiphilus albus JL83 genome:
- a CDS encoding APC family permease — translation MDSRTSVSSAADSSGGGGGDAALLARPGVVELPESLGYRVKKRLLGKPLTTEQLAHEKLSNPVALGVLASDCISSSAYGSEAMLVQMIGVVGLSAFGLLMPITGVVLFVLTVLTLCYREVVMVYTRAGGSYVVARENFGPRVAQVAAVALLIDYIVTVAVQTAAGTVALLSLVHLLGGKHYDWVDNYQLPISVFIVLLLCWGNLRGIREAGKAFAAPAYLYMGAMGLLFSVAIIRGVFGHIPMADVHAAGATPLGVHGGESLLKVSMVFMLLRAFANGGTSLTGLEAISNGVSAFKSPQGRNARKTLVAMSVTLGTLVLGVSILAWRTHSIPYVDGSPSVLAQEGNLIFGSSWFGQAGLVFLQLATALILYTGANTSFNGFPFLASFVAEDSFLPRQLTRRGHRLAFSSGIITLTAVSLVLLIVTNAQLDSLLGLYAIGVFTGFFMAGCGLVKHFIDRPNEPKRAIKIAINATAAALSICVVAIFAVTKFTEGAWVVVVIFPLGVWALIKVNKRYRDEAATLTAASADTANPKYRRQVMYILVDRVDLAALKAISYARSLRPSEIRAVHFMIDNLEAEKLAAQWSEAEVGDLPLEVVQCPDRRITRSLLELITRNTADQKSQITLLIPERNYSPILGRLLHRRTADHIARAVGKLPNVVATIVPFDVVIKEHPSAEEPPVGAGVPLEK, via the coding sequence ATGGACAGCCGCACCAGTGTCAGCTCGGCAGCAGACTCGTCGGGCGGCGGCGGCGGTGACGCGGCCCTGTTGGCGCGCCCCGGGGTCGTCGAACTTCCGGAGAGCCTCGGCTACCGGGTGAAGAAACGATTGCTCGGGAAACCGCTCACCACCGAGCAGCTGGCCCACGAGAAGCTGTCCAACCCGGTCGCCCTCGGTGTCCTGGCCTCGGACTGCATCTCCTCCTCGGCCTACGGTTCCGAGGCCATGCTGGTGCAGATGATCGGGGTCGTCGGCCTGTCGGCCTTCGGGCTGCTGATGCCGATCACCGGTGTCGTCCTCTTCGTGCTGACGGTGCTGACGCTCTGCTACCGCGAAGTCGTCATGGTCTACACCCGGGCCGGCGGCTCCTACGTCGTCGCCCGTGAGAACTTCGGCCCCCGGGTGGCCCAGGTCGCGGCCGTCGCGCTGCTGATCGACTACATCGTCACCGTCGCCGTGCAGACCGCCGCCGGCACGGTCGCCCTGCTGTCGCTGGTTCACCTGCTCGGCGGAAAGCACTACGACTGGGTCGACAACTACCAGCTGCCGATCTCGGTCTTCATCGTGCTGCTGCTCTGCTGGGGCAACCTGCGCGGCATCCGTGAGGCCGGCAAGGCGTTCGCCGCCCCCGCCTACCTCTACATGGGCGCGATGGGCCTGCTGTTCTCCGTCGCCATCATCCGGGGCGTCTTCGGCCACATCCCGATGGCCGACGTCCACGCGGCCGGCGCCACGCCGCTCGGCGTCCACGGCGGCGAGTCGCTGCTCAAGGTCAGCATGGTCTTCATGCTGCTGCGCGCCTTCGCCAACGGCGGTACCTCGCTGACCGGCCTCGAAGCCATCTCCAACGGCGTCAGCGCGTTCAAGAGCCCGCAGGGCCGCAACGCCCGGAAGACCCTGGTGGCCATGTCGGTCACCCTGGGCACCCTGGTGCTCGGCGTCTCGATCCTGGCCTGGCGCACCCACTCCATCCCCTATGTGGACGGCAGCCCCTCGGTGCTCGCCCAGGAGGGCAATCTGATCTTCGGGTCGAGCTGGTTCGGCCAGGCCGGCCTGGTCTTCCTGCAGCTCGCCACCGCGCTGATCCTCTACACCGGTGCCAACACCTCCTTCAACGGCTTCCCCTTCCTGGCCAGCTTCGTGGCCGAGGACTCCTTCCTGCCGCGCCAGCTGACCCGGCGCGGGCACCGGCTGGCCTTCTCCAGCGGCATCATCACCCTGACCGCGGTCTCGCTGGTGCTGCTGATCGTCACCAACGCCCAGCTGGACAGCCTGCTGGGGCTCTACGCCATCGGCGTCTTCACCGGCTTCTTCATGGCCGGCTGCGGCCTGGTCAAGCACTTCATCGACCGGCCGAACGAGCCCAAGCGGGCCATCAAGATCGCCATCAACGCCACCGCCGCCGCGCTCTCCATCTGCGTCGTCGCGATCTTCGCGGTCACCAAGTTCACCGAGGGCGCCTGGGTGGTCGTGGTGATCTTCCCGCTCGGCGTCTGGGCGCTGATCAAGGTCAACAAGCGCTACCGCGACGAGGCCGCCACCCTGACCGCCGCCTCCGCCGACACCGCCAACCCCAAGTACCGCCGCCAGGTGATGTACATCCTGGTGGACCGGGTCGACCTGGCCGCGCTCAAGGCGATCAGCTACGCCCGCTCGCTGCGCCCCTCGGAGATCCGCGCCGTCCACTTCATGATCGACAACCTGGAGGCCGAGAAGCTGGCCGCCCAGTGGTCCGAGGCCGAGGTGGGCGACCTGCCGCTGGAGGTCGTCCAGTGCCCGGACCGCCGGATCACCCGCTCGCTGCTGGAGCTGATCACCCGCAACACGGCCGACCAGAAGAGCCAGATCACCCTGCTGATCCCGGAGCGCAACTACTCGCCGATCCTCGGCCGGCTGCTGCACCGGCGCACCGCCGACCACATCGCCCGCGCCGTCGGCAAGCTGCCCAACGTCGTCGCGACGATCGTGCCCTTCGACGTGGTGATCAAGGAGCACCCGTCGGCGGAGGAGCCGCCGGTCGGGGCCGGCGTGCCGCTGGAGAAGTGA
- a CDS encoding polyprenyl synthetase family protein — protein sequence MTVVGPLGLSVQDQALEADVLLGMAAVEQALCEATKSDVPFITVTAQHLLDAGGKRFRPLLVHLAAQFGDPNAPGVVPSAVVVELTHLATLYHDDVMDEALMRRGSASANVRWDNSVAILTGDFLFSRASKILAGLGPEAVRLQADAFERLVTGQIQETAGPGPGQDPVQHYLDVLSGKTGSLIAVACHFGALMSGADEDVTEVLTQYGERIGIAFQLADDILDIASDSEESGKTPGTDLREGVPTLPVLLLRAAEPDPAVPGDLRLRELLDAGFAPAVPDADARHAEALLLLRAHPALARAREDTLRYAEAARELLVRLPDCSARSALEGLCDAVALRTM from the coding sequence GTGACCGTCGTGGGGCCCTTGGGGCTGAGCGTGCAGGACCAGGCACTGGAAGCGGACGTCCTCCTCGGCATGGCTGCCGTGGAGCAGGCGCTGTGTGAGGCCACCAAGAGCGATGTGCCGTTCATCACAGTGACCGCACAGCATCTGCTCGACGCCGGGGGCAAGCGCTTCCGTCCGCTGCTGGTCCACCTGGCCGCCCAGTTCGGCGATCCCAACGCGCCCGGGGTGGTTCCCTCCGCGGTGGTGGTCGAACTCACCCACCTGGCCACGCTCTATCACGACGACGTCATGGACGAGGCGTTGATGCGGCGCGGCTCGGCCAGCGCCAACGTCCGCTGGGACAACTCGGTGGCGATCCTCACCGGCGACTTCCTCTTCTCCCGGGCGTCGAAGATCCTCGCCGGGCTCGGCCCGGAGGCGGTCCGGCTGCAGGCCGACGCCTTCGAACGGCTGGTCACCGGCCAGATCCAGGAGACCGCGGGCCCCGGTCCCGGTCAGGACCCGGTCCAGCACTACCTCGACGTCCTCTCCGGCAAGACCGGCTCGCTGATCGCGGTGGCCTGCCACTTCGGCGCGCTGATGTCCGGCGCCGACGAGGACGTGACCGAGGTGCTCACCCAGTACGGCGAGCGCATCGGTATCGCCTTCCAACTCGCCGACGACATCCTCGACATCGCCAGCGACAGCGAGGAGTCCGGCAAGACCCCCGGCACCGACCTGCGCGAGGGCGTGCCGACGCTGCCGGTGCTGCTGCTCCGGGCCGCCGAGCCCGACCCCGCCGTCCCCGGCGACCTCCGGCTGCGCGAGCTGCTGGACGCCGGCTTCGCCCCCGCCGTCCCGGACGCCGACGCCCGGCACGCCGAGGCACTGCTGCTGCTGCGCGCCCACCCGGCGCTGGCCCGCGCCCGCGAGGACACCCTGCGCTACGCCGAGGCCGCCCGCGAGCTGCTGGTCCGGCTGCCGGACTGCTCCGCCAGGTCGGCCCTGGAGGGCCTCTGCGATGCGGTGGCGCTCCGCACGATGTGA
- the nuoN gene encoding NADH-quinone oxidoreductase subunit NuoN, whose amino-acid sequence MSSAPSAVHSLWTLADSSTSSTIGTFTQPHVQYAQLSPMLIVTGAAVLGILAEAFVPRKGRYWTQIGIALTGLVAAFVAIVLLAADGYAGAKADLAVQGAVAVDGPALFLQGTILLISIVAVLGFAERRLETGTAANGAPVDAFTPQAAAVPGSDAEKSAVRSGFATTEVYPLTMFAVVGMLLFPAAGDLLTMFIALEVFSLPLYLLCALARRRRLLSQEAAVKYFLLGAFSSAFFLFGLALLYGYAGTVSLSGIAAVVSGTESPVTPALANTTGNDALLLIGMAMIGVGLLFKVGAVPFHSWTPDVYQGAPTPVTGFMAAATKVAAFGALLRLLYVAFPGLTWDFRPVMWGVAILTMVVGSIIAVTQTDVKRLLAYSSIAHAGFILTGVIAMNKAGISAVLFYLGAYSFVTLGAFAVVTLVRDAGGEATHLSRWAGLGRRSPLVAAVFALFLLAFAGIPLTSGFAGKFAVFQAAAASGATPLVIVGVLSSAVAAFFYIRVIVLMFFSDPRPDGPSVAVPSVFTGTAIALGVAVTLVLGILPQYFLHLAGQASVFIH is encoded by the coding sequence GTGAGCAGCGCGCCGAGCGCCGTCCACAGCCTGTGGACACTCGCCGACTCGTCGACGTCCTCGACCATCGGCACCTTCACCCAACCGCACGTCCAGTACGCCCAGTTGTCGCCGATGCTGATCGTCACCGGCGCGGCCGTGCTCGGCATCCTGGCCGAGGCCTTCGTGCCCCGGAAGGGCCGCTACTGGACCCAGATCGGCATCGCCCTGACCGGACTGGTCGCGGCCTTCGTGGCGATCGTGCTGCTGGCCGCCGACGGCTACGCCGGGGCCAAGGCCGACCTGGCCGTCCAGGGCGCGGTCGCGGTCGACGGTCCTGCCCTCTTCCTCCAGGGCACCATCCTGCTGATCTCGATCGTCGCGGTGCTCGGCTTCGCCGAACGCCGGCTGGAGACCGGGACCGCAGCCAACGGCGCCCCGGTCGACGCCTTCACCCCGCAGGCGGCGGCGGTGCCCGGCAGCGACGCGGAGAAGTCCGCCGTCCGCTCCGGCTTCGCCACCACCGAGGTCTACCCGCTGACCATGTTCGCCGTGGTCGGGATGCTGCTCTTCCCGGCCGCCGGCGACCTGCTGACCATGTTCATCGCGCTGGAGGTCTTCTCGCTCCCGCTCTACCTGCTCTGCGCGCTGGCCCGCCGCCGGCGGCTGCTCTCGCAGGAGGCGGCGGTCAAGTACTTCCTGCTCGGGGCGTTCTCCTCGGCCTTCTTCCTGTTCGGGCTGGCGCTGCTCTACGGCTACGCCGGCACGGTCTCGCTCAGCGGCATCGCCGCGGTGGTCTCCGGGACCGAGTCGCCGGTCACCCCGGCCCTGGCCAACACCACCGGCAACGACGCGCTGCTGCTGATCGGGATGGCGATGATCGGTGTCGGCCTGCTGTTCAAGGTCGGCGCGGTGCCCTTCCACTCCTGGACCCCGGACGTCTACCAGGGGGCGCCGACGCCGGTCACCGGCTTCATGGCGGCCGCCACCAAGGTCGCCGCCTTCGGTGCGCTGCTGCGCCTGCTCTACGTGGCCTTCCCCGGCCTGACCTGGGACTTCCGTCCGGTGATGTGGGGCGTGGCGATCCTGACCATGGTGGTCGGCTCGATCATCGCGGTCACCCAGACCGATGTGAAGCGGCTGCTGGCCTACTCCTCCATCGCCCACGCCGGATTCATCCTCACCGGCGTGATCGCGATGAACAAGGCCGGGATCTCCGCGGTGCTGTTCTACCTCGGCGCCTACTCCTTCGTGACCCTCGGCGCCTTCGCGGTGGTCACCCTGGTCCGCGACGCCGGCGGGGAGGCGACCCACCTGTCCCGCTGGGCCGGGCTCGGCCGGCGCTCGCCGCTGGTCGCGGCGGTCTTCGCGCTGTTCCTGCTGGCCTTCGCCGGGATCCCGCTGACCAGCGGCTTCGCCGGGAAGTTCGCGGTCTTCCAGGCCGCCGCCGCCAGCGGGGCGACCCCGCTGGTGATCGTCGGTGTGCTCTCCTCGGCGGTGGCGGCCTTCTTCTACATCCGGGTCATCGTGCTGATGTTCTTCTCCGACCCGCGACCTGACGGCCCGAGCGTCGCGGTGCCGAGCGTCTTCACCGGCACCGCGATCGCGCTCGGGGTGGCGGTCACCCTGGTGCTCGGCATCCTGCCGCAGTACTTCCTCCACCTGGCCGGTCAGGCGTCCGTCTTCATCCACTGA
- a CDS encoding 2-oxoacid:ferredoxin oxidoreductase subunit beta has translation MPQTPTDGAGRALLTLVPKAAAPQAMKDFKSDQEVRWCPGCGDYAILAAVQSFLPELGLARENICFISGIGCSSRFPYYLSTYGMHSIHGRAPAIATGLATSRRDLSVWVVTGDGDALSIGGNHLIHALRRNVNLKILLFNNRIYGLTKGQYSPTSEVGKITKSTPMGSLDAPFNPLSLALGAEATFVARTIDSDRKHLQSVLREAAQHEGTALVEIYQNCNIFNDGAFDTLKEPATRDEALIPLEHGRPIRFGADGGQGVFRDPATGGLVTAPVTEGNQAEVLVHDAHAADPTTAFALTRLAGNDTLYRTPIGVLRSVRRPVYDTLMADQLETAAARRGPGDLDALLTGTDTWTVD, from the coding sequence ATGCCGCAGACCCCGACCGACGGCGCCGGGCGCGCGCTGCTGACGCTGGTGCCGAAGGCCGCCGCCCCGCAGGCGATGAAGGACTTCAAGTCCGACCAGGAGGTCCGCTGGTGCCCCGGCTGCGGGGACTACGCGATCCTCGCCGCCGTCCAGTCCTTCCTGCCCGAGCTGGGCCTGGCCCGGGAGAACATCTGCTTCATCTCCGGGATCGGCTGCTCCTCGCGCTTCCCCTACTACCTCAGCACCTACGGGATGCACTCCATCCACGGGCGGGCCCCGGCCATCGCCACCGGACTGGCGACCTCCCGCCGGGACCTCTCGGTGTGGGTGGTCACCGGCGACGGCGACGCGCTGTCCATCGGCGGCAACCACCTGATCCACGCACTGCGCCGGAACGTGAACCTCAAGATCCTGCTGTTCAACAACCGGATCTACGGACTGACCAAGGGCCAGTACTCGCCCACCAGCGAGGTCGGCAAGATCACCAAGTCCACCCCGATGGGCTCGCTGGACGCCCCCTTCAACCCGCTGTCGCTGGCCCTGGGCGCGGAGGCCACCTTCGTCGCCCGCACCATCGACTCCGACCGGAAGCACCTCCAGTCGGTGCTGCGGGAGGCCGCGCAGCACGAGGGCACCGCGCTGGTGGAGATCTACCAGAACTGCAACATCTTCAATGACGGAGCCTTCGACACCCTCAAGGAGCCGGCCACCCGGGACGAGGCGCTGATTCCGCTGGAGCACGGCCGGCCGATCCGCTTCGGCGCCGACGGCGGCCAGGGCGTCTTCCGCGACCCGGCCACCGGCGGGCTGGTCACCGCCCCGGTGACCGAGGGCAACCAGGCCGAGGTGCTGGTCCACGACGCCCATGCGGCCGATCCGACCACCGCCTTCGCGCTCACCCGGCTGGCCGGGAACGACACCCTGTACCGGACCCCGATCGGGGTGCTGCGCAGCGTCCGCCGACCCGTCTACGACACCCTGATGGCCGACCAGCTGGAGACGGCCGCCGCCCGGCGCGGCCCGGGTGACCTTGACGCCCTGTTGACCGGTACCGACACCTGGACGGTGGACTGA
- a CDS encoding glycosyltransferase 87 family protein, with translation MPSTERLPDPASTPPAPPSPAAPPGPSAGAADGIVRLLLRSRTAALVLWLGTRAVLFAAAVAEGRGSTDEVHTLYPHWAAELAHGHFPFHEATWQYPPVAGLVFLAPRALPFLPYAAAFAVLMLLCDAAVAAMLLGASRGPERRLDGLWLWVLGLPLLLQLPYIRFDVAVTALAVGSVLLLGRSAVGGGVLAALGALVKAWPVLVLIGTPRGRVTHRSWSSALVTGVLLAGLAAALFTHAFGFLGEQGSRGIEIESLPGSLLLAAKLVGYHGTVRYSYGSFQVFGPGVSALSTATLALTVLGLGWLLLWRLRARVWTAATAADAAFTAMLVFVTTSRVISPQYFVWLLGLGALCLAFRATGQRRPALALLALTALTTLGYPLLWSGLKEDHLIPVAVLLLRNLGLLAATVHSAVRLQRSTAARTEALS, from the coding sequence TTGCCCAGCACCGAACGCCTGCCCGACCCGGCGTCGACCCCGCCCGCGCCGCCGTCGCCCGCCGCGCCCCCCGGGCCGTCCGCCGGGGCCGCCGACGGGATCGTCCGGCTGCTGCTGCGGAGCCGGACCGCCGCGCTGGTCCTCTGGCTCGGCACCCGGGCGGTCCTGTTCGCCGCCGCCGTCGCCGAGGGGCGCGGGAGCACGGACGAGGTGCACACCCTCTATCCGCACTGGGCTGCCGAGCTGGCCCACGGCCACTTCCCCTTCCACGAGGCCACCTGGCAGTACCCGCCCGTCGCCGGACTGGTCTTCCTCGCCCCCAGGGCGCTGCCCTTCCTGCCCTACGCGGCGGCCTTCGCGGTGCTGATGCTGCTCTGCGACGCGGCCGTCGCCGCGATGCTGCTCGGCGCCTCCCGGGGGCCGGAGCGCCGGCTCGACGGACTGTGGCTGTGGGTCCTCGGGCTGCCGCTGCTGCTCCAGCTGCCGTACATCCGCTTCGACGTCGCGGTCACCGCGCTGGCGGTCGGCTCGGTGCTGCTGCTGGGCCGCTCCGCCGTCGGCGGCGGGGTGCTGGCGGCGCTGGGCGCGCTGGTCAAGGCCTGGCCGGTGCTGGTGCTGATCGGTACCCCCCGGGGCCGGGTCACCCACCGCTCCTGGAGCTCCGCGCTGGTGACCGGGGTGCTGCTGGCCGGGCTGGCGGCAGCGCTGTTCACCCACGCCTTCGGCTTCCTGGGGGAGCAGGGCTCCCGGGGGATCGAGATCGAGTCGCTGCCCGGCAGCCTGCTGCTGGCCGCGAAGCTGGTCGGCTACCACGGCACCGTCCGCTACAGCTACGGCTCCTTCCAGGTCTTCGGGCCCGGCGTCTCCGCCCTCTCCACCGCGACCCTCGCGCTCACCGTGCTGGGCCTCGGCTGGCTCCTCCTGTGGCGGCTGCGGGCCCGGGTCTGGACCGCCGCCACCGCCGCCGACGCGGCCTTCACCGCGATGCTGGTCTTCGTCACCACCAGCCGGGTGATCAGCCCCCAGTACTTCGTCTGGCTGCTCGGCCTGGGCGCGCTCTGTCTGGCCTTCCGGGCCACCGGCCAGCGCCGGCCGGCGCTGGCGCTGCTGGCGCTGACGGCGCTGACCACCCTCGGCTACCCGCTGCTCTGGTCCGGGCTGAAGGAGGACCACCTGATCCCGGTGGCGGTGCTGCTGCTGCGCAACCTGGGACTGCTGGCGGCCACGGTCCACTCGGCGGTCCGGCTGCAACGCTCGACCGCCGCCAGGACCGAGGCGCTGTCATGA
- a CDS encoding LuxR C-terminal-related transcriptional regulator, whose translation MRVVIAEDSVLLREGLTRLLTDRGLEVVAGVGDGEELLALLDELALRGELPDVVVADVRMPPTHTDEGVRACVELRRRHPGVGTLVLSQYVEERYASELLSGSTRGVGYLLKDRVADVREFVEAVQRVAQGGTALDPEVVAQLLGRSRKHDVLDSLTPREREVLGLMAEGRTNAAVARQLVVSDGAVEKHVSNIFMKLGLSQSPEDHRRVLAVLTYING comes from the coding sequence GTGCGGGTAGTCATCGCCGAGGACTCGGTGCTGTTGCGGGAGGGCCTGACCAGGCTGCTGACCGACCGCGGCCTGGAGGTCGTGGCCGGGGTCGGCGACGGCGAGGAACTGCTGGCCCTGCTGGACGAGCTGGCACTGCGGGGCGAGCTGCCCGACGTCGTGGTCGCGGACGTCCGGATGCCGCCCACCCACACCGACGAGGGCGTCCGCGCCTGCGTCGAACTGCGCCGCCGCCACCCGGGCGTGGGGACGCTGGTGCTGTCCCAGTACGTGGAGGAGCGCTACGCCTCGGAGCTGCTCTCGGGCTCGACCCGGGGAGTCGGCTACCTGCTGAAGGACCGGGTCGCCGACGTCCGGGAGTTCGTCGAGGCGGTGCAGCGGGTGGCCCAGGGCGGCACCGCGCTGGACCCGGAGGTGGTCGCCCAGCTGCTCGGCCGCAGCCGGAAGCACGATGTGCTGGACAGTCTGACGCCGCGTGAGCGGGAGGTCCTGGGGCTGATGGCGGAGGGTCGCACCAACGCGGCCGTCGCCCGGCAGCTGGTGGTCTCCGACGGCGCGGTGGAGAAGCACGTCAGCAATATCTTCATGAAGCTGGGCCTGTCCCAGAGCCCGGAGGACCACCGCCGGGTGCTGGCCGTGCTGACCTACATCAACGGCTGA
- a CDS encoding 2-oxoacid:acceptor oxidoreductase subunit alpha yields the protein MEAEGPPPAAVPTGPAPRRVQRLDRVVIRFAGDSGDGMQLTGDRFTTETAGFGNDLSTLPNFPAEIRAPAGTLPGVSSFQLHFADHDILTPGDAPNVLVAMNPAALKANLGDVPRGAEIIVNTDEFTKRALAKVGYTADPLADGSLAGYAVHPVPLTSLTVEALKDSGLARKDAERAKNMFALGLLSWMYHRPTEGTERFLRTKFARRPEIAEANISAFKAGWNYGETTEDFAVSYEVAPATAAFAPGRYRNISGNLALAYGLVAASKLSGLALYLGSYPITPASDILHELSKHKSFGVRTFQAEDEIAGIGAALGAAFGGALGVTTTSGPGVALKSETIGLAVSLELPLLIVDIQRGGPSTGLPTKTEQADLLQAMYGRNGEAPVPIVAPATAAECFTAALEAARIALTYRTPVFLLSDGYLANGSEPWRIPEQSELPDLRPQFATAPNRPDGSFWPYLRDPETLARPWAVPGTPGLEHRIGGIEKQDGTGNISYDPANHDHMVRTRQAKVDGIAVPALEVDDPGGEARLLVLGWGSTYGPIAAAARRVRAAGGRVAQAHLRHLNPFPANLGEVLARYDRVVVPEMNLGQLAHLVRAKYLVDARSFTQVTGLPFKAEQLADALTAHLEAVDA from the coding sequence ATCGAAGCCGAGGGGCCGCCGCCCGCCGCGGTGCCCACCGGGCCCGCCCCGCGGCGGGTGCAGCGGCTCGACCGGGTCGTCATCCGCTTCGCCGGCGACTCCGGTGACGGGATGCAGCTCACCGGCGACCGCTTCACCACCGAGACCGCCGGCTTCGGCAACGACCTCTCCACCCTGCCCAACTTCCCCGCCGAGATCCGGGCCCCCGCCGGCACCCTGCCCGGGGTGTCCAGCTTCCAGCTGCACTTCGCCGACCACGACATCCTCACCCCGGGCGACGCCCCGAACGTGCTGGTGGCGATGAACCCGGCGGCGCTCAAGGCCAACCTCGGCGACGTCCCGCGCGGGGCCGAGATCATCGTCAACACCGACGAGTTCACCAAGCGGGCGCTGGCCAAGGTCGGCTACACGGCCGACCCGCTGGCCGACGGCTCGCTGGCCGGCTACGCGGTCCACCCGGTGCCGCTGACCAGCCTGACCGTCGAAGCGCTGAAGGACAGCGGCCTGGCCCGCAAGGACGCCGAGCGGGCCAAGAACATGTTCGCGCTGGGGCTGCTCAGCTGGATGTACCACCGGCCGACCGAGGGCACCGAAAGGTTCCTGCGGACCAAGTTCGCCAGGCGGCCGGAGATCGCCGAGGCCAATATCAGCGCCTTCAAGGCGGGTTGGAACTACGGCGAGACCACCGAGGACTTCGCCGTCTCCTACGAGGTCGCCCCGGCCACCGCGGCCTTCGCGCCCGGCCGGTACCGCAACATCTCCGGCAATCTGGCGCTGGCCTACGGGCTGGTCGCCGCCTCGAAGCTGTCCGGGCTGGCGCTCTACCTCGGCTCCTACCCGATCACCCCGGCCTCGGACATCCTGCACGAGCTGTCCAAGCACAAGAGCTTCGGCGTCCGGACCTTCCAGGCCGAGGACGAGATCGCCGGCATCGGCGCGGCGCTGGGCGCGGCCTTCGGCGGCGCCCTGGGGGTGACCACCACCTCCGGTCCCGGGGTGGCGCTGAAGTCGGAGACCATCGGCCTGGCGGTCTCGCTGGAGCTGCCGCTGCTGATCGTCGACATCCAGCGGGGCGGCCCCTCGACCGGGCTGCCGACCAAGACCGAGCAGGCCGACCTGCTGCAGGCGATGTACGGGCGCAACGGCGAGGCCCCGGTGCCGATCGTCGCCCCGGCCACGGCGGCCGAGTGCTTCACCGCCGCCCTGGAGGCCGCCCGGATCGCGCTGACCTACCGCACCCCGGTCTTCCTGCTCTCCGACGGCTACCTGGCCAACGGCTCCGAGCCCTGGCGGATCCCGGAGCAGAGCGAGCTGCCGGACCTCCGCCCGCAGTTCGCCACCGCCCCGAACCGCCCGGACGGCAGCTTCTGGCCCTACCTCCGCGACCCGGAGACCCTGGCCAGGCCCTGGGCCGTGCCGGGCACCCCCGGCCTGGAGCATCGGATCGGCGGCATCGAGAAGCAGGACGGCACCGGCAACATCTCCTACGACCCGGCCAACCACGACCACATGGTCCGCACCCGGCAGGCCAAGGTCGACGGCATCGCCGTGCCCGCGCTGGAGGTCGACGACCCGGGCGGCGAGGCCCGGCTGCTGGTGCTGGGCTGGGGCTCGACCTACGGCCCGATCGCCGCCGCCGCCCGCCGGGTGCGCGCCGCCGGGGGCCGGGTCGCCCAGGCCCACCTGCGGCACCTCAATCCCTTCCCGGCCAACCTGGGCGAGGTGCTGGCCCGCTACGACCGGGTGGTCGTCCCGGAGATGAACCTCGGCCAGCTGGCCCACCTGGTCCGGGCGAAGTACCTGGTGGACGCCAGATCCTTCACCCAGGTCACCGGCCTGCCGTTCAAGGCCGAGCAGCTGGCCGACGCCCTCACCGCCCACCTGGAGGCCGTGGATGCCTGA